One genomic window of Clostridioides sp. ES-S-0054-01 includes the following:
- a CDS encoding ornithine cyclodeaminase family protein — protein sequence MLLLRKDDIKKVFTMRDAIEADKEAFRIYCEGKSVNPLRTNIPVPSQDASMLFMPGYIEELGCGGIKIVSVFPKNAQKGKPVIPATVLLLDGETGEVSAVLDGTYVTQIRTGAASGAAIDVLAKKDSKIGALIGLGGQGEPQLEAMIEARNLDEVRVFSRNKESREKFAEEMNLKLSKYNTKIVAVESSDEAIDNADVIVLATPSKQPVLNGNLVKKGALVSAVGSYMPDMQELCPNCLTRASKIFFESTDAVLSESGDILIPLKEGKISKDDFSGDLGNVINGTIPGRENDDEIIVFKTVGIGVQDVVTAKRIYDKAKENGIGMDWKW from the coding sequence ATGCTACTTTTAAGAAAAGACGATATAAAAAAAGTATTTACAATGAGAGACGCAATTGAAGCTGATAAGGAAGCTTTTAGAATTTATTGTGAAGGAAAGAGTGTAAATCCTTTGAGAACCAATATACCAGTTCCAAGTCAAGATGCTAGTATGTTATTTATGCCGGGATATATAGAAGAATTGGGGTGTGGGGGAATAAAAATTGTATCTGTATTTCCTAAAAATGCTCAAAAGGGTAAGCCAGTGATTCCAGCAACAGTATTATTATTAGATGGAGAAACTGGAGAAGTTAGCGCTGTATTGGATGGGACTTATGTAACTCAGATTCGTACTGGAGCAGCATCTGGAGCGGCTATAGATGTGTTGGCTAAAAAAGATTCTAAGATAGGGGCTTTGATAGGTCTAGGGGGACAAGGTGAGCCACAACTTGAAGCTATGATAGAAGCTAGAAATCTGGATGAGGTAAGAGTTTTTAGTAGAAACAAGGAAAGTAGAGAAAAATTTGCAGAGGAAATGAACTTAAAATTAAGTAAATATAATACTAAAATAGTTGCAGTTGAATCATCTGATGAAGCTATAGATAATGCAGATGTGATAGTTTTAGCTACTCCATCAAAACAACCGGTACTTAATGGAAACTTAGTTAAAAAAGGAGCTTTAGTAAGTGCAGTAGGTTCATATATGCCAGATATGCAGGAGTTGTGCCCAAATTGTTTAACTAGAGCATCTAAGATATTTTTTGAATCAACAGATGCAGTTTTATCTGAATCAGGAGATATATTGATTCCATTGAAAGAAGGTAAGATAAGTAAAGATGATTTTAGTGGTGATTTAGGAAATGTTATAAATGGAACTATTCCTGGAAGAGAAAATGATGATGAGATAATTGTGTTTAAAACTGTCGGAATAGGTGTACAAGATGTCGTAACAGCGAAAAGAATATACGATAAAGCAAAAGAAAACGGTATCGGAATGGACTGGAAGTGGTAA
- a CDS encoding DUF975 family protein gives MVSRQELKRVSKAQLSGNWGICAITLAVYIALIVLISIVGLPFEPLTTIVVAVIAFCFAAGFTCMFLKITKDEKVKIGDIFVNGRIYLRSFGYYVLESIAVYIYSFIITIIGAFLSFGVLLTSGAIEYISSDSVGIGTIISTGITLVIIILVLMIPVYILLLYVSQAAFLICEDKDNMGVFKAMGASLDMMKGNVLKLFVLNLSFIGWYILAIFTLGIGLLWLVPYVGVTNCNFYRHLLKENPDVEDVLLDKEKSYSMY, from the coding sequence ATGGTATCAAGGCAAGAATTAAAAAGAGTATCTAAAGCTCAATTGTCTGGAAACTGGGGTATATGTGCAATTACTTTGGCAGTATATATTGCATTGATAGTGCTAATATCGATTGTAGGATTGCCTTTTGAACCTTTAACTACTATTGTAGTAGCTGTTATAGCTTTTTGCTTTGCAGCAGGATTTACATGTATGTTTTTGAAAATTACTAAAGACGAAAAAGTAAAGATAGGAGATATCTTTGTAAATGGAAGAATTTATTTAAGAAGTTTTGGGTATTATGTATTAGAATCAATTGCTGTTTATATATATTCTTTTATAATCACAATTATAGGAGCATTTTTATCATTTGGAGTTTTACTTACTAGTGGAGCAATTGAATATATATCAAGTGATAGTGTTGGAATAGGAACTATTATTTCTACTGGAATAACTCTAGTTATTATAATACTTGTTCTTATGATACCAGTTTATATATTGCTATTATATGTTTCTCAAGCTGCTTTTTTGATTTGTGAAGATAAAGATAACATGGGTGTATTTAAAGCAATGGGTGCTAGTTTAGATATGATGAAAGGAAATGTACTTAAATTATTTGTACTAAATCTTAGCTTCATAGGATGGTATATATTGGCAATATTTACATTGGGTATAGGTCTATTATGGTTAGTTCCATATGTAGGAGTTACTAACTGTAATTTTTATAGACATTTGTTAAAAGAAAATCCAGATGTAGAGGATGTATTGTTAGATAAAGAAAAATCTTATTCTATGTATTAA
- a CDS encoding BlaI/MecI/CopY family transcriptional regulator: MEIKLFDSELKVMEVLWERGESKAGELVKILKEETGWNRNTTYTVIKKLVSKGAVERIEPNFVCKALISKEEVQKQETETLINKMFGGSSEKFLSAFINKENLSSDEITKLKQIVEELK; the protein is encoded by the coding sequence ATGGAGATAAAGTTATTTGATTCAGAACTCAAAGTAATGGAGGTTCTATGGGAGAGAGGAGAAAGTAAAGCTGGGGAGTTAGTTAAAATTTTAAAAGAAGAAACAGGATGGAATAGAAATACTACGTATACAGTTATAAAAAAATTAGTGTCAAAAGGTGCAGTAGAGAGAATTGAACCGAATTTTGTTTGTAAAGCTTTAATAAGCAAAGAAGAAGTACAAAAACAGGAAACAGAAACACTAATTAATAAAATGTTTGGAGGGTCTTCAGAAAAATTCCTTTCAGCTTTTATTAATAAAGAAAATCTTTCAAGTGATGAGATTACAAAACTTAAACAGATTGTCGAAGAATTAAAGTGA
- a CDS encoding M56 family metallopeptidase, with protein MFIKLLEMSFTSGVLLLIVIFIRACLFKKLPKKVFVLLWLIVLFKLLVPVSLSSGFSIYSIIESTENYTLKKASDSIGKNNSDKFEIMSSIENIMILEMLGILSFIVTIMFSILLCFRYIKIINLFKTSIHIKNHEFVEKWICENSCFRRLIVCISEFTRTPLTSGILKPRIILPKKMDYANNQTLDFVLTHEMVHINSFDNMLKLFMIVALAIHWFNPLVWVMFFLLNKDIEFSCDEKVINIIGEEYRADYATTLISLAEENNPFSMSMYSGFGKTKIEERIVNVMKFKKSTYVTFLVSTVLICGTSLVFATGNKEINEVESFDLYSQKVDSYAFLYTSARDVEISSSISKTSKSYSYISSEEYSVQKSGYDENVLVISRKGDFLSVNKVQYRTSIKEP; from the coding sequence ATGTTCATTAAATTGTTAGAAATGAGTTTTACTTCTGGAGTATTACTTTTAATTGTTATTTTTATAAGGGCATGTTTATTTAAAAAATTACCTAAAAAGGTGTTTGTATTGTTGTGGTTGATTGTCTTATTTAAACTTCTAGTACCAGTAAGTTTAAGTTCTGGTTTTAGTATTTATAGTATAATTGAATCGACTGAAAATTATACTCTTAAAAAAGCTAGTGACTCTATAGGTAAGAACAATTCTGACAAGTTTGAAATAATGTCTAGTATTGAAAATATTATGATATTGGAAATGTTGGGCATTTTGTCTTTTATAGTTACTATTATGTTTAGTATACTTTTATGCTTTAGATATATTAAAATAATTAATCTTTTTAAAACCTCGATTCATATAAAAAATCATGAATTTGTTGAAAAGTGGATATGTGAGAATAGCTGTTTTAGAAGACTTATTGTTTGCATATCTGAATTTACTAGGACACCGCTTACATCTGGTATTTTAAAACCACGAATTATTTTGCCAAAGAAGATGGACTATGCTAATAATCAAACTTTAGACTTCGTTTTGACTCACGAAATGGTTCATATTAACAGCTTTGATAATATGTTGAAGTTGTTCATGATTGTAGCTCTTGCTATTCATTGGTTTAATCCCTTAGTTTGGGTGATGTTTTTTTTACTAAATAAAGATATAGAATTTAGTTGTGATGAAAAGGTTATAAATATAATTGGTGAAGAATATAGAGCTGATTATGCAACTACACTGATAAGTCTAGCAGAGGAGAATAATCCATTTTCAATGTCAATGTACAGTGGATTTGGAAAGACAAAAATAGAAGAGAGAATAGTTAATGTTATGAAGTTTAAAAAGTCAACTTATGTTACTTTTTTAGTTTCAACTGTATTAATCTGTGGAACAAGCCTTGTTTTTGCAACAGGGAATAAAGAAATTAATGAAGTTGAATCCTTTGATTTATATTCTCAAAAGGTAGATTCATATGCTTTTCTTTATACGTCAGCAAGAGATGTAGAGATTTCTTCTAGTATATCAAAAACATCTAAAAGTTATTCTTATATTAGTTCAGAAGAATATTCAGTTCAGAAAAGTGGTTACGATGAGAATGTTTTAGTTATATCAAGAAAAGGAGATTTTTTGTCAGTCAATAAAGTACAATATAGAACGTCTATAAAGGAACCGTAA
- the sleC gene encoding spore cortex-lytic protein SleC, which produces MQDGFLTVSIIDATTNRPIQNATVNIYSMSNGIQSSSTLYQNLISNESGQVTGLVLPAPDVQYSLQPSDVRPYSQYIVEAIADGYETVVIEGTQLLATIEARQGVPMSPRTRSKRSFSRQNELIFDIGEHTLFGTYPPKIPESNLKPVPPPTGFVVLDNPVVPEFIVVHDGLPEDSSAPNYWIPFKEYIKNIASSEIYSTWPEQTIYANVIAIISFTLNRVFTEWYRNKGYNFTITSSTAYDHKFINNRNLFEPINVVVDAIFNTFIKRPPTARQPLLAQYCDGQKSQCPDQMTQWGSKDLGDQGYDYESILRFFYGDEIVFERAPIVSGVPVSFPGTTLQVGSSGQYVRTIQNQLNAISNSYPAVPKVREDGIFGTDTENAVRIFQGIFGLPRSGVVDFKTWYEISRIYVATTRIASLNPLI; this is translated from the coding sequence ATGCAAGATGGTTTTTTAACAGTAAGTATAATTGATGCTACTACCAATAGACCTATTCAAAATGCAACAGTAAACATATATTCAATGTCTAATGGTATCCAAAGCTCATCAACTTTATATCAAAACCTAATAAGTAACGAATCTGGTCAAGTGACTGGATTAGTATTACCAGCACCGGATGTGCAGTACTCTCTACAGCCATCTGATGTTAGACCTTATAGTCAGTATATAGTAGAAGCCATAGCAGATGGATATGAGACAGTTGTCATAGAGGGAACACAGTTGTTAGCTACAATTGAAGCAAGACAAGGAGTTCCCATGTCACCTAGAACAAGAAGTAAACGTTCTTTTTCAAGACAAAATGAGTTGATTTTTGACATAGGAGAACATACTTTATTTGGTACTTATCCTCCTAAGATTCCAGAAAGTAACTTAAAACCAGTACCACCTCCTACTGGTTTCGTTGTATTAGATAACCCTGTAGTACCTGAATTTATAGTAGTTCATGATGGTTTACCAGAAGATTCATCAGCTCCAAACTATTGGATTCCGTTTAAAGAGTACATCAAAAACATAGCATCATCTGAAATATATTCAACTTGGCCTGAACAGACAATCTATGCAAATGTAATAGCTATAATATCATTTACTTTAAATAGGGTCTTCACTGAGTGGTATAGAAATAAAGGATATAATTTCACAATAACCTCATCAACAGCATACGACCATAAATTTATAAATAATAGAAACTTATTTGAACCAATCAATGTAGTTGTAGATGCTATATTCAATACGTTCATAAAAAGACCTCCTACAGCAAGACAGCCACTATTAGCACAATACTGTGATGGTCAGAAGTCTCAATGCCCTGACCAAATGACTCAATGGGGCAGTAAAGATTTAGGTGACCAGGGATACGATTATGAAAGTATACTAAGATTTTTCTATGGAGATGAGATAGTATTTGAAAGAGCTCCCATAGTAAGTGGTGTTCCTGTATCATTCCCTGGTACTACACTACAAGTTGGTTCTTCTGGACAGTATGTTAGAACCATACAAAATCAGTTAAATGCCATATCCAACTCTTATCCAGCTGTTCCAAAGGTTAGAGAAGATGGTATATTTGGAACAGACACAGAAAATGCTGTTAGGATATTCCAAGGTATCTTTGGTTTACCTCGAAGTGGAGTAGTAGATTTTAAAACATGGTATGAAATATCTAGAATTTATGTAGCTACAACTAGAATAGCTTCTTTAAATCCTTTAATTTAA
- a CDS encoding PrsW family intramembrane metalloprotease, translated as MKLDLFLLAIVPILIGMFWIRSKDRYCREPLIHLIKFFLIGAFLSVIIILLENLLMKFNVFEGYSELIYVSFIVAGLVEEGVKALILIPALIKEKHFTEKLDGIIYSVFLALGFATVENIVYVFSESGNLALQVGINRAVISIPAHVMFAITMGYYISKYKFEGNKNKRREYLFMAVLIPILLHGVFDFILMIEYRWAIILLIVYVIILWKINLDKLEKYMNHSKKVFFSNLKKKKRK; from the coding sequence ATGAAGCTGGATTTATTTTTATTGGCAATAGTTCCTATATTGATAGGTATGTTTTGGATAAGGTCTAAAGATAGATATTGTAGAGAACCTCTAATTCATTTAATTAAATTTTTTTTAATAGGTGCTTTTTTAAGTGTTATAATCATACTTTTAGAAAATTTACTTATGAAATTTAATGTATTTGAAGGATATTCGGAATTAATATATGTATCATTTATAGTTGCAGGGCTTGTAGAAGAAGGTGTAAAAGCTCTGATACTAATTCCTGCACTAATTAAAGAAAAGCATTTTACTGAAAAGTTAGATGGTATTATTTACTCTGTATTTTTAGCGTTAGGATTTGCAACGGTTGAAAATATAGTTTATGTTTTTTCTGAAAGTGGAAATCTAGCACTGCAAGTTGGTATTAATAGAGCAGTTATTTCTATACCAGCTCATGTAATGTTTGCAATTACTATGGGTTACTATATTTCTAAGTATAAATTTGAAGGAAATAAAAATAAAAGACGTGAGTACTTGTTTATGGCAGTGTTAATTCCAATTTTATTACATGGAGTTTTTGATTTCATATTGATGATAGAATATAGATGGGCTATTATATTACTTATAGTTTATGTAATAATTTTGTGGAAGATAAATCTTGATAAACTTGAGAAATATATGAATCACTCTAAAAAAGTGTTTTTCAGTAATCTTAAGAAAAAGAAAAGAAAATAG